One window from the genome of Chaetodon trifascialis isolate fChaTrf1 chromosome 20, fChaTrf1.hap1, whole genome shotgun sequence encodes:
- the fer gene encoding tyrosine-protein kinase Fer isoform X1 has protein sequence MGFGRDLRNSHEGLLKLQDWELKLLETVKRFMTLRVKSDKEYATLLLSMTQQTEKQEAADYVSTVSKSWSQVIRQTEALGRVMRSHADDLNSGPLHRLATLIRDKQQVKKSYQSLHQQLESHNHKVTRSDLDKLKATYRQLSRDANNAKEKYREALAKGREAERARERYDKATAKLHNLHNQYVLAVCGARTQQDEHRRRAAPALLDALQRMQEDMTLALKSILEEYCEISSLLTEEIVKVHQEISAAVEQIDPLAEYQHFIDAYRSPETPEASVEFDVSLLEETDNLPANEILWNTLTADSLQAMLSSAAEELVLTQQNLRTKEALADDLDGKIQTSQQSTERKSDCVLLLSQKLSLLELHHAVQSLRGSEARLASQKALLDAKVAAASPPPPPPPPALPYEDDARSVGSTDRTKERSSRFDTLRHSLAGMIRSPKAMLGSSTSQFFDVIPTSERPLAEQEWYHGAIPRTEAQELLRQQGDFLVRESHGKPGEYVLSVFSDEQRRHFIIQYADSQYRFEGTGFSTIPQLIEHHFSTKQVITKKSGVVLLNPVVKDKKWILNHEDVVLGELLGKGNFGEVFKGTLQRDKTLVAVKTCKEDLPPELKIRFLSEARILKQYDHPNIVKLIGVCTQRQPIYIVMELVPGGDFLSFLRKKKDELKTKQLVRFSVDAAAGMAYLESKNCIHRDLAARNCLVGEGSVLKISDFGMSRQEDDGIYSSSGLKQIPIKWTAPEALNYGRYSSESDVWSYGILLWETFSLGICPYPGMTNQQAREQVEKGYRMACPQRCPDDVYKVMQRCWQYNPEDRPKFSELQRDLAAIKKK, from the exons ATGGGGTTTGGTCGGGATCTGAGGAATTCCCATGAGGGATTACTGAAGTTGCAGGACTGGGAATTAAAG CTGCTGGAGACGGTGAAGCGCTTCATGACACTGCGGGTGAAGAGCGACAAGGAGTATGccactctgctgctcagcaTGACCCAACAAACcgagaaacaggaagctgctgattATGTCAGCACTGTCAGTAAG tcGTGGTCTCAGGTGATTCGTCAGACAGAGGCATTGGGTCGGGTCATGAGGAGTCACGCTGATGATCTGAACTCTGGTCCTCTGCACCGCCTGGCAACACTGATCCGAGACAAGCAGCAGGTGAAGAAGAGCTACcaaagtcttcatcagcagctggaGAGCCACAACCACAAG GTAACCAGGAGTGACCTGGACAAACTGAAGGCGACGTATCGTCAGCTGAGCCGCGATGCTAACAACGCCAAAGAGAAATACAGAGAGGCTCTGGCTAAAG GCCGGGAGGCTGAGCGGGCCCGCGAGCGTTATGACAAAGCGACGGCAAAGCTCCACAACCTTCATAACCAGTACGTGTTAGCGGTGTGCGGCGCTCGAACGCAGCAGGACGAACACAGACGCCGCGCTGCACCTGCACTGCTTGATGCTCTGCAGAGGATGCAGGAGGATATGACACTCGCCCT TAAAAGTATCCTGGAGGAGTACTGTGAGATCAGTAGTCTGTTGACGGAGGAGATAGTCAAAGTTCATCAGGAGATATCAGCAGCTGTCGAGCAGATCGACCCGCTGGCAGAGTACCAACACTTCATAGACGCCTACAG GTCTCCAGAGACTCCTGAAGCGAGCGTGGAGTTTGACGTGTCTCTGTTGGAGGAAACTGACAACCTGCCGGCCAATGAGATCCTCTGGAACACGCTTACGGCCGACAGCCTGCAGGCCAT GTTGTCGTCGGCAGCGGAGGAGCTGGTGCTGACTCAGCAGAATCTACGGACAAAGGAGGCATTGGCCGACGACCTCGACGGCAAGATACAGACGAGTCAGCAGAGCACGGAGAGGAAGAGCGA CTGTgtcctgctgctcagtcaaaAACTCTCTCTCCTTGAGCTTCATCACGCCGTCCAATCACTGCGTGGCTCCGAGGCCCGCCTCGCCTCCCAGAAGGCCCTGCTGGATGCTAAGGTGGCTGCCGCATCTCCGCCCCCTCCACCGCCCCCCCCTGCGCTGCCGTACGAGGACGATGCTCGATCTGTTGGATCAACc GACAGAACGAAGGAGAGGAGCTCTCGATTCGACACTCTTCGTCACTCTCTGGCCGGAATGATTCGATCTCCTAAAGCCATGCTGGGCTCCTCCACCTCG CAGTTCTTTGATGTGATCCCAACATCGGAGCGCCCCCTAGCAGAGCAGGAGTGGTATCATGGTGCCATCCCCCGCACAGAGGCTCAGGAGTTACTACGGCAACAGGGAGACTTCCTGGTGAGAGAGAGTCACGGTAAACCGGGCGAGTACGtcttgtcagtgttttctgacgAGCAGAGACGACACTTCATCATCCAGTATGCTGAC AGTCAGTACCGTTTTGAAGGAACGGGCTTCTCCACCATCCCTCAGCTCATTGAGCATCATTTCTCCACCAAACAGGTCATCACCAAGAAATCTGGAGTTGTGCTGCTCAACCCCGTCGTCAAG gataAGAAATGGATCCTGAACCACGAGGACGTGGTGCTGGGTGAGCTGCTGGGAAAG GGTAACTTTGGCGAGGTATTTAAAGGGACGCTGCAGCGCGACAAAACGCTAGTCGCTGTCAAAACGTGTAAAGAAGATTTACCTCCAGAGCTGAAGATCAGGTTCCTGTCGGAGGCCAG GATTCTGAAGCAGTACGACCACCCGAACATTGTGAAGCTGATTGGTGTTTGTACGCAGCGACAGCCGATCTACATCGTCATGGAGCTGGTTCCTG gtggagacttcctttcctttctgaggaagaagaaggatgagCTAAAGACGAAGCAGCTTGTTCGCTTCTCTGTCGATGCTGCGGCTGGCATGGCATACCTGGAGAGTAAGAACTGTATCCACAG GGACCTGGCAGCAAGGAACTGTCTGGTTGGAGAGGGTAGTGTGTTGAAGATCAGTGATTTTGGGATGAGTCGTCAGGAGGACGATGGTATTTATTCGTCATCGGGACTCAAACAGATTCCTATCAAGTGGACTGCTCCAGAGGCTCTCAACTACG GTCGTTACAGCTCAGAGAGTGATGTGTGGAGTTATGGGATCCTGCTTTGGGAGACCTTCAGTCTGGGGATCTGTCCCTATCCTGGGATGACCAATCAGCAGGCTCGAGAGCAGGTGGAGAAAG
- the fer gene encoding tyrosine-protein kinase Fer isoform X2, with protein MGFGRDLRNSHEGLLKLQDWELKLLETVKRFMTLRVKSDKEYATLLLSMTQQTEKQEAADYVSTVSKSWSQVIRQTEALGRVMRSHADDLNSGPLHRLATLIRDKQQVKKSYQSLHQQLESHNHKVTRSDLDKLKATYRQLSRDANNAKEKYREALAKGREAERARERYDKATAKLHNLHNQYVLAVCGARTQQDEHRRRAAPALLDALQRMQEDMTLALKSILEEYCEISSLLTEEIVKVHQEISAAVEQIDPLAEYQHFIDAYRSPETPEASVEFDVSLLEETDNLPANEILWNTLTADSLQAMLSSAAEELVLTQQNLRTKEALADDLDGKIQTSQQSTERKSDCVLLLSQKLSLLELHHAVQSLRGSEARLASQKALLDAKVAAASPPPPPPPPALPYEDDARSVGSTDRTKERSSRFDTLRHSLAGMIRSPKAMLGSSTSFFDVIPTSERPLAEQEWYHGAIPRTEAQELLRQQGDFLVRESHGKPGEYVLSVFSDEQRRHFIIQYADSQYRFEGTGFSTIPQLIEHHFSTKQVITKKSGVVLLNPVVKDKKWILNHEDVVLGELLGKGNFGEVFKGTLQRDKTLVAVKTCKEDLPPELKIRFLSEARILKQYDHPNIVKLIGVCTQRQPIYIVMELVPGGDFLSFLRKKKDELKTKQLVRFSVDAAAGMAYLESKNCIHRDLAARNCLVGEGSVLKISDFGMSRQEDDGIYSSSGLKQIPIKWTAPEALNYGRYSSESDVWSYGILLWETFSLGICPYPGMTNQQAREQVEKGYRMACPQRCPDDVYKVMQRCWQYNPEDRPKFSELQRDLAAIKKK; from the exons ATGGGGTTTGGTCGGGATCTGAGGAATTCCCATGAGGGATTACTGAAGTTGCAGGACTGGGAATTAAAG CTGCTGGAGACGGTGAAGCGCTTCATGACACTGCGGGTGAAGAGCGACAAGGAGTATGccactctgctgctcagcaTGACCCAACAAACcgagaaacaggaagctgctgattATGTCAGCACTGTCAGTAAG tcGTGGTCTCAGGTGATTCGTCAGACAGAGGCATTGGGTCGGGTCATGAGGAGTCACGCTGATGATCTGAACTCTGGTCCTCTGCACCGCCTGGCAACACTGATCCGAGACAAGCAGCAGGTGAAGAAGAGCTACcaaagtcttcatcagcagctggaGAGCCACAACCACAAG GTAACCAGGAGTGACCTGGACAAACTGAAGGCGACGTATCGTCAGCTGAGCCGCGATGCTAACAACGCCAAAGAGAAATACAGAGAGGCTCTGGCTAAAG GCCGGGAGGCTGAGCGGGCCCGCGAGCGTTATGACAAAGCGACGGCAAAGCTCCACAACCTTCATAACCAGTACGTGTTAGCGGTGTGCGGCGCTCGAACGCAGCAGGACGAACACAGACGCCGCGCTGCACCTGCACTGCTTGATGCTCTGCAGAGGATGCAGGAGGATATGACACTCGCCCT TAAAAGTATCCTGGAGGAGTACTGTGAGATCAGTAGTCTGTTGACGGAGGAGATAGTCAAAGTTCATCAGGAGATATCAGCAGCTGTCGAGCAGATCGACCCGCTGGCAGAGTACCAACACTTCATAGACGCCTACAG GTCTCCAGAGACTCCTGAAGCGAGCGTGGAGTTTGACGTGTCTCTGTTGGAGGAAACTGACAACCTGCCGGCCAATGAGATCCTCTGGAACACGCTTACGGCCGACAGCCTGCAGGCCAT GTTGTCGTCGGCAGCGGAGGAGCTGGTGCTGACTCAGCAGAATCTACGGACAAAGGAGGCATTGGCCGACGACCTCGACGGCAAGATACAGACGAGTCAGCAGAGCACGGAGAGGAAGAGCGA CTGTgtcctgctgctcagtcaaaAACTCTCTCTCCTTGAGCTTCATCACGCCGTCCAATCACTGCGTGGCTCCGAGGCCCGCCTCGCCTCCCAGAAGGCCCTGCTGGATGCTAAGGTGGCTGCCGCATCTCCGCCCCCTCCACCGCCCCCCCCTGCGCTGCCGTACGAGGACGATGCTCGATCTGTTGGATCAACc GACAGAACGAAGGAGAGGAGCTCTCGATTCGACACTCTTCGTCACTCTCTGGCCGGAATGATTCGATCTCCTAAAGCCATGCTGGGCTCCTCCACCTCG TTCTTTGATGTGATCCCAACATCGGAGCGCCCCCTAGCAGAGCAGGAGTGGTATCATGGTGCCATCCCCCGCACAGAGGCTCAGGAGTTACTACGGCAACAGGGAGACTTCCTGGTGAGAGAGAGTCACGGTAAACCGGGCGAGTACGtcttgtcagtgttttctgacgAGCAGAGACGACACTTCATCATCCAGTATGCTGAC AGTCAGTACCGTTTTGAAGGAACGGGCTTCTCCACCATCCCTCAGCTCATTGAGCATCATTTCTCCACCAAACAGGTCATCACCAAGAAATCTGGAGTTGTGCTGCTCAACCCCGTCGTCAAG gataAGAAATGGATCCTGAACCACGAGGACGTGGTGCTGGGTGAGCTGCTGGGAAAG GGTAACTTTGGCGAGGTATTTAAAGGGACGCTGCAGCGCGACAAAACGCTAGTCGCTGTCAAAACGTGTAAAGAAGATTTACCTCCAGAGCTGAAGATCAGGTTCCTGTCGGAGGCCAG GATTCTGAAGCAGTACGACCACCCGAACATTGTGAAGCTGATTGGTGTTTGTACGCAGCGACAGCCGATCTACATCGTCATGGAGCTGGTTCCTG gtggagacttcctttcctttctgaggaagaagaaggatgagCTAAAGACGAAGCAGCTTGTTCGCTTCTCTGTCGATGCTGCGGCTGGCATGGCATACCTGGAGAGTAAGAACTGTATCCACAG GGACCTGGCAGCAAGGAACTGTCTGGTTGGAGAGGGTAGTGTGTTGAAGATCAGTGATTTTGGGATGAGTCGTCAGGAGGACGATGGTATTTATTCGTCATCGGGACTCAAACAGATTCCTATCAAGTGGACTGCTCCAGAGGCTCTCAACTACG GTCGTTACAGCTCAGAGAGTGATGTGTGGAGTTATGGGATCCTGCTTTGGGAGACCTTCAGTCTGGGGATCTGTCCCTATCCTGGGATGACCAATCAGCAGGCTCGAGAGCAGGTGGAGAAAG